CCTTGGAAGCCGACCCGGGAAACACAGAGGTGCGGTATTTACTTGGAATGGCCCAGTTAAAGGCAAGAGATTATCAAGCTGCCATTGAAAATCTTAATATTGTCCATGAGGCCGGAAAAGAGGATGCCCGCCTTATATTCGGCATTGGATTTGCTCATCAGAACCTCGGGCAATTGGACGACGCCCTTGTTTACTATCAAAAAGTAAAGGGGATGACAGGCGCAGCCGGGGCATTAAAAGAGGAATTATCATCAGGTTTTTTTAATCTTGGACTTGAATATCATGAGAAAAAGGAGTTGGACAAGGCAATTGATCAGCGGCAAAGGAGTTTGAAAATATACTTAAGATAATGCCGGGTTATGAAAAGGCAAGATATTATCAATGCTACATAAGATACGCTGAGGGAGACATTTATAATGCCGGCAGCTGCTTGGCCGGATTGAAAGGCCTTAAGGAGCAGCAGGCGCAGGAGGGCGCCGGGATTATCCTTTTCAATATCGGCATTGTGCTGCAGGACAATGGAGATTGGAATGGTTCTATAAGGGCGCTAAAGGATGCGATATTTTTCAGGCCTGGAGATATAGAACAACATCTATACCTTGGCAAGGCATATATTGAAACAAAGGACTATGACAATGCCCTTCTCGG
The window above is part of the Deltaproteobacteria bacterium genome. Proteins encoded here:
- a CDS encoding tetratricopeptide repeat protein → MEADPGNTEVRYLLGMAQLKARDYQAAIENLNIVHEAGKEDARLIFGIGFAHQNLGQLDDALVYYQKVKGMTGAAGALKEELSSGFFNLGLEYHEKKELDKAIDQRQRSLKIYLR